The nucleotide sequence TCAGGCATTTAAGTAAGCAAAATTAAATAGTGAAACTCTTTCATGGATTGGTTTATTTTGATATCATTTATCAATTTATAAACTTTCAGAATTAGATTTAATAGTTCTAACTTTCTTTTTATctgtttttaaataaaaaaaatatgccAACAACAAATTATGAATATCTTTGATACAATCTCAAAAAGCTACTCTTTTAATAAATTTCTACCAAACAATAGATAAAGTTAAATAAAAGGTATAGGGTAATGTTGTTAAATGAACAAGTCTCCAATCTTTTTGAGTTAGATGGCAAtgaaatcaaagaaaaagaagaattcggCATGTCAAAacgttttaaaaaaattaaattacaaataaataaataaatgaatgaaTGAATATGAATGTTGCTTTAGGCTTCATAAGGCCTTTTAATAAAGTTTGCTTTAGGTTATAAATATTATTGAGCGGCCCATGTTCTCAAACCTATAAGGATTATGAGTTTATTAAAAAATACTACTACCACGTTTATATAGGCAAGAATGTTTTTTTATCTATATTTCAATTGTTAAATCCTCAAGATACAGAAGATTTTTTTCTTAATATAAAATCTAGTTGATGAAATTCCTGTCTCCATACATAAAACAAACTTTGGCAAGAAAGATTTTTATTTCTTGGATTACTAGTGATAGTGAAACATTGTCATAAACTTTTCTAGTTCACCTTCTTCCTGGGAAACTGTTAGGATTGTCTTCAGTGTATAAATAAGTTGAAGTTATAAATTTCCAGCTTGGCTAAAAAAGGCAAAAAGGAAAAGAGACGTTGGCTTTATTAATGTTGTATCCAATGCATCCAACTTCCTGTCTTGTCGAAGTAATGATAATGAAAAATCTTGATGACGAAATCATACAATCACATTTTCACTTCTTTCCCTATGATATTAATTCACGTGTGTTGTTGTcctctttttatctttttattattgGTTGTTAGAAGGTCAAAACAATAGTGAATTTTAGGTGATGAATCAGTCTACTAGTTTTAATTATAACGACCAAACATTAAAATAAGGTAGAGGAAAAAAACAATGTCATTTGTATCCACTTAATTAACCCTATTTAAAATGTATGAATGAGCCTAGACACACGCACACATTGAGTTAATGTGCATTTCAGAGTGAattaatttttctttgatttgtaaGATGAATAAAAGTTAGTGGGCATTTCGGAGTGAATTATTTTTTCTGTGATTTGTAAGATAGAATAgtgtgttgcggaagccaaatgtatagagtgtgaataagtcacaactactataccaaaaattatgacagccaccaaataataaataagacaataaagcaataataaagggaacaccagaatttacgaggttcggctaattctgcctactcctcggacacaaccaaatattttattccactccaaaatacaagtgaaataatactaaagagagaagatacaaatgccttaaacagatgagaaggcaaatgagaggtgtgtttcaatcctaaacattaggccttcttttataggggaaaaatccccccaaacttaactcccaaccaatgtgggactttggcattttgccaaacatcaacaaatctccaccttggcaaaattccacattttcaattctctctcaataacaaattttggttgtgtcttcatcttcaatcttcagtgttcaacaatgttgatcaaatccaaacaatgttgaaacttgaccgcagtcaccacctttgtcagcatatcagcaggattctctgtagtatgaattttcttcaccgtgactccaccttcttctatgatttctcgtacgaaatgatatcgaacatcaatgtgcttcgtccttgcatgataaacttggttcttcgctaattgaatagcactttgactatcacaaaaaattgtgatacctttttgttcaacaccaagctcctttagcaatccttgaagccaaattgcctctttcacagcatctgtaatagccatgtactctgcctctgttgtagacaaagcaactgttaactgcaaagtagacttccaactaactggtgcctttgcaaaagtaaacacataaccagtagttgatcttcgtttgtccatatcacccgcaaaatctgagtcacaatatccaactacaaactgattgtcttcctgctcaaaaactaacccgacatctacagtattatgaatataccgtagaatccacttcacagcttgccaatgctccttccctggattgtgcatatatctgctaataactccaacagcttgtgaaatgtcaggccttgtgcaaaccattgcatacatcaagctaccaacagcatttgcgtatggtacctttgacatatactctcgtttagcttcatccattggcgacatagtagtacttagcttaaaatgggaagcaagtggagtactaactggcttagtcttgtcatctatgccaaaacgttgaagtactctcttcaaatattccttttgagataaacagagtttctttgaacgtctatctctaattatctccatgccaagaattttctttgcctcacccaaatccttcatctcgaactccttcttcagttgaatcttcaacttatcaatttcttccgaattcttggaagctatcaacatatcatcaacatataggagaagatatacaaaggaaccatctttaagcttgtgcaaatacacacaatgatcgtatttgcttctcttgtacccttgccgcaacataaactcgtcaaatcgcttgtaccattgtctagaagattgtttcaatccgtacaacgatttttcaagtttgcacaccatattttcttttccagcaactttgaatccttctggctgagtcatgtagatttcctcctccaagtttccatgtaaaaacgcagtttttacatccatctgaactagttccaaatccaattgtgctaccaaagccaacataattctaatggaggaatgttttacaactggagaaaacacttcattgtaatcaattccctccttttgagcatatcctttggccaccaatcttgctttgtagcgaacatctacttggttaggaaatccttccttctttgcaaatacccatttgcacccaattgctttctttcccttcgggagattggccaatctccatgtatgattctgatgaagggactgtatctcatcattcatggcaatcctccacttatcttcttctgaactttgaacagcgtctttataagtagtaggaacatcatcagctacaattgaggttgcacaagcaaccgtctctatgagacgaacaggtttcgttattgttctttttggcctgctggttgctattgattcaagttgttgttgagattcctgagttggaatctcctctactggctctccttccagagggtaatcttcatttgtttcctcctctgcttcttgtgtaggaaaaataaattttccctcaaactccacctgcttagaagcaccttcattttgtttggtatcttctgttaccttatttaccatagcaaattcatcaaaggtaacatctctgctgaatattactttctttgtcatagggcaccataagcgatatcctttgactccagaagtaattcccataaaaatagccttctttgcccttggatccaattttgactccgtcacatgataatatgcagttgagccaaatacgtgcaaagagttataatctacagcaggttttccgtaccatttttcaaatggtgttttgccatcaatagcagcagatggtagacgattaatgaggtggcatgcatatgtaattgcctcagcccaaaattctttgcccaagccagcattggacaacatacaccgtaccttctccagcaaggtccggttcatacgttctgccactccattttgttgtggtgtatgtctaacagtgaagtgtcggacgatgccatcattttcacagaccttattgaaatgatcatttttgtattcacctccattgtctgtgcgaatacacttgatcctcctgcctgtttgattctccaccatcgtcttccatttgagaaaaattcccagcacttcatctttgtttttcattgtatacacccacactcttcgagaaaaatcatcaacaaaggttacaaaatagtgcttcccacccaatgaaggtgttttggaaggaccccaaacatcagagtgtacataatccaaaatgcctttagtattatggatcgctgtaccaaatttaacccttgtctgtttccctttgacacaatgctcacaaaactccaagttgcaagcctttactccttttaacaatccttgatctgatagagttttcaaggattttcctccagcatgtcccaagcgcatgtgccatagcttggttgcttctgcctctttgtcgtcactggatgtcactgtcgctgtcccaataactgtactgccacgatagcggtacatattattattcttccgattagccttcattaccactagtgcaccggagcatactctcatcactccattttctgcaatgattttgaacccttttgattctagggctcccacagagatgagattcttcttcaaatccggtacatatcgaacatctatcaatgttctgatcattccatcatggttccttaatcgtattgaaccaatgccatatgaggtaagagggctgttatccgctgtgtggacgactccatattctccttcttgaaattccacgaactagtccctgttgggacacatatgatagctacaagccgagtccatcaaccatatgtctgaagatgttgatgactctgttgtaactaatgagaagtctgaatcatcacaatcagctacatttgaatccataatggcctttccattgttatgtttggccttattcttcaacttcggacagtctttcttccagtgccctttttctcgacaaaaggcacattcatctttgctgggtctggatcttgacttggatcttcccttctttgtcctcgtttgattttgaggacgacccctcacaaatagtgcttctccttcttcgcccttctgtttttctcgctttctttgttcatagctgtacaaagccgaacaaacttctctgagagaaacttcgtcatttccatggagtagagtagtttcaaggtgctcgtactcatcaggaagtgatgccaacaacatcaaggccaagtcaccatcatcataagttgtatccatattttgcaaatctgtaaccaacttattgaaactggtgatatgttcattcatcgtggtaccaggaacataggtgaagtgaaacagtctcttcttcatgtacaatttattttgactgtttttcttcaaaaatttatcctccagtgctttccataatttacttgcagaagtttcctttgtgtatggatatttctgctctctagcaaggtaggatcgaatggtaccgcaagcaacacggttgataattctccaatcttcttctccaataacatctggtttcttttcttcaatggccagatctagcccttgttgaaaaaaggacatctagaacctcgccttgccacatcccaaaatgtccggacccgtcaaatatttcgaccgcaaatttcgcatttgacacaattcttgtcataagcgaagatgccaatgatgacgtattgttgacacttgatgtagattcttcttgtttattgtctcccatctttgacacaaatattatttaatagctgacgacacaaatcaagattatttcctttctggtgtggaagatcagactaagctgcaaccacagagcatactcagacagaaccttgactcagttaccaagataaatcttttctaatgtggaagatcagactatgctgcaaccacagagcatacttagacagtaccttggctctgataccaattgttgcggaagccaaatgtatagagtgtgaataagtcacaactactataccaaaaattatgacagccaccaaataataaataagacaataaagcaataataaagggaacaccagaatttacgaggttcggctaattctgcctactcctcggacacaaccaaatattttattccactccaaaatacaagtgaaataatactaaagagagaagatacaaatgccttaaacagatgagaaggcaaatgagaggtgtgtttcaatcctaaacattaggccttcttttataggggaaaaatcccctccaaacttaactcccaaccaatgtgggactttggcattttgccaaacttcaacaattaTCTGTACAATTAATTCATACCATGTTACTCCATACTTTGTTAATTTTGAGAATGATTTCATTTTCCTCTGAGATAAAAGTTTTACAAGGTGCTGTGAAATTCACTTTAACTCTTTAAAGTATCTTTTTGACGCGAATCTCGTCTAATTTTAAAGTATTCTTTTCTGAACATTTATACCTAGAGCCCGTTGGGCCATTAAAAGAGATtcctttttttgaaattttttttttacttttttttctcgAAATCAACGTCTGGCCATGAAATTTTcgattttcacttgaagatgttttggaatttttcaaaaatttgaaaaactccaaaaaaacaattttcaaaattttcacttcaaatcactataaaaattcaaaaacagctcaaaattatattcatgtccaaacacaactctaattttcaaataccattttctcttgaaatttttttcacttgaagatgaatttcggaatttttcgaaaatttgaaaaaactccaaaaagctaattttcaaaattttcagtttTTATCACTCACAAAAACTCCAAAAcagcccaaaattatattcatgtccaaagaCAACTCtaatttcaaatactattttcacttgAATTGTTTTTCCAATTTCTTTTCCGAAATTTTAcgattcttatgtccaaacgaccACTTAGTCCATATCCTTTTTACTCATCGAAGACAGAAACATATTCTTTATCATCCCTTTAATATTCTTGCGTCAAATGTGTCAAACCCTAACTTTTTATTTGGTACTTCATTTTTGTTGTGATTCTCTCTGTATTTCCTTTAATCTTTAGGTAGTACGTACCTATGAAAAACTGTGCTGGACCAACGGTGAAATTTATGACAATAACTTGTTATTGTGTAATTGGTGCACATTTTATTCAGTCTCAATAATGTAATTATGATTCCAAACTACCTCATTCAATTCTTCTATCACATTTTCCTCTATATATACCTATGAGAAACCCTCATTCTCTAAACAGTCTAATCAGTTGATCTAAGCCTTAACCTTTTCAGTCTCAAGCCcaagaaaaaacagaaaaacatgtcttttttgaaaagagaaaaaTTGACAAGACCAACAAGGTGGAGTCCAACCCCAGAACAACTTATGTTCTTAGAAGAAATGTATAGGAAAGGTTTAAGAAATCCAAATGCTactcaaatacaaaatattactGCCCATTTGTCTTCTTATGGAAAAATTGAAGGGAAAAATGTGTTTTATTGGTTTCAAAACCACAAAGCTAGAGATAGACAGAAGCTTAAGAAAAAACTCCTTGCCCAAATGAACCAACAACAAATTTTTTCTCAATATCCTGTTGATGCGCACAATACAACCACCACAAACACCAACACAAACAATCTTTTTCACTGCCCTACTGATCACTACTCTCATAATTCTTCATCTGTTGTGAACCAAATATGTCCTATTAGCTCTCCTGGACTTCCTCAAGAGGTAGAGACATACACAAAATAATACTATATGATCTTCTCTATAttcagttttattattattaccgTTATATTTTGGTTTTATTCTGCATGAGGAAACTATGTCATAAGCTAGTCAACTTATATCTTTTGTTTGGGTATTGtactttttcatcttttgaaagtGACCGAAAATGGAGGAGCAAAGAAACATAATTAGAAAGCTTGCCTTGCTCACtccccaaaaaaagaaaaagaagtagaaaaagtTAAACTGTGTAAATCAGTTTGATTATTTAAGAATTTTAGAAAAAGttttatgatatatatatatatatatatatatcctaggTAACTCTATTTATAGCCTTGAGATTTTTGGTTGGATAAATTTTCTAATATGGTATTAGATCCAAGCTTTCATACCTTCAAGCAAAGGTGAGCCAAAATTTGAAACTTATGGGTTCTGAATTCCAAATCTTGTAAGTTAATGGGTTCTAAAATTAATAGtgtatatattttcaatgaatttcttaagaaAATACATTATTTGGACCAAAGCTACTAGGTTTAGCCAAACTCGTAGGTTCTACTCTCCCTCCGCCGCTGACTTCAAGTTCACTCTTCAATGGTTcaacaaaaatggaagaaaaagaagaaagaaattatcTTCGATTAACGTGTGAACCTTAGAATTGATCAATTATGTATACACATGCAGGATGATGTTAGAGAATATACTTGTGTCTCGttgattatttaaatattttcgtTGAGGCGATAGTCTTAAAGTTTTGGATGAGATGCTCAAATTCAGATTTCTTTGACTTAGAAGACTCTAGCATTCTATCccaaaaaagggaagaaaacaaagaagtgaaaagaaagagaaagaaacaaaTGTTGTATTACATCAATGAAACATAAAATTATATGCATGTGAACGTTGGTATTTTTATATATGATGCTTTCACGCTATGTTTTTAGATCTTATTtttctctgattcttctttcttttcttaacattttttttttttttttttttttttttgtattatagGGTGGAATCAAAGATGCATCATCTCGATTAATGACTTACCTATATCCAATGGATATTTCAAGACCAGTTGAGAATATGGAAAATTGCATGATAAGACCATACGGAAAAGATTGGGTTTTGATGATGAACATTAGTCCTAATACTTTACCTTGTTGTATCAATAAACCCCTCAAAACCCTACCACTTTTTCCTATAACTGAAACCAATGGCCTCAAGGAACAGACCAATACAACATCTTCCACTTTAAGTCATTCATTTTCAAGTTAATTCTTTGGCCTCAACACTTTAATTTGCATGAGCTCCATGCATACTAGTATTTAAGATATTTATTAGAAGACCACGAGCAATAGTACTgtgttttttttgttctttttctttctttgtaccaTTAGAAGGGCtggtgtaactggtaaagttgttgctaTGTGACTAAGAGGTCACCGGTTCAAGTTGTGGAAACAGTCTCTTGGAGAAATACAGGGTAAGGTTATGTACAATAGACCACTGTGATCCGACCCTTTCCCTGATCCTGCGCATAATGGGAGTTTAATGCACCGGGCTACCCTTTTTGTACCATTAGAattctttgaaaaaaaaaagtacgGCATAGAATAGTGCCTGTAGTTTAACTGTTATCAGTGTGTACCTTGTAAAAAGTTGATGAATGGAGTGTTATTTACTTGATGGTTTCTGTTAACATTCTGTATAATAGTAATGAAATATCTGAATTGCTTATTAATTCTCTGTCAAGTCATTTTGAATGAGCTCCATGCATACTAGTACTTGCCAAAGAAGATCTATGAAGTACTAGATCACGTTTTAAGTTTTTATATGAGAT is from Nicotiana tabacum cultivar K326 chromosome 18, ASM71507v2, whole genome shotgun sequence and encodes:
- the LOC107809299 gene encoding WUSCHEL-related homeobox 3-like → MSFLKREKLTRPTRWSPTPEQLMFLEEMYRKGLRNPNATQIQNITAHLSSYGKIEGKNVFYWFQNHKARDRQKLKKKLLAQMNQQQIFSQYPVDAHNTTTTNTNTNNLFHCPTDHYSHNSSSVVNQICPISSPGLPQEGGIKDASSRLMTYLYPMDISRPVENMENCMIRPYGKDWVLMMNISPNTLPCCINKPLKTLPLFPITETNGLKEQTNTTSSTLSHSFSS